The following proteins come from a genomic window of Deltaproteobacteria bacterium:
- the lepB gene encoding signal peptidase I, with protein MAEDQAVEKRSAEEERPGGAGRGGSKAGRWTRETIEAVVIALVLAVVIRTFVVQAFKIPSSSMEDTLLIGDHILVSKFSYGIQVPKPAMINVLGLTMPFFTTELKPLWGEIERGDVIVFRPPHEPDKDYIKRVVGIPGDTVEIRDKKIYINGEPWDDPYGVYKGATAWETHKVDNFGPIRVPEGKVFVMGDNRDRSYDSRFWGFVDMKDIKGRAFMIYWSWDSTKTLFEKVRFSRIGRIIR; from the coding sequence ATGGCTGAAGACCAGGCGGTGGAGAAGAGGAGCGCAGAGGAGGAGAGGCCGGGCGGCGCCGGGAGGGGAGGGAGCAAGGCCGGCCGCTGGACGCGCGAGACCATAGAGGCCGTAGTAATCGCCCTTGTGCTGGCCGTAGTCATAAGGACCTTCGTCGTCCAGGCCTTCAAGATACCGTCCAGCTCGATGGAGGATACGCTTCTCATAGGCGATCACATACTGGTCTCCAAGTTCTCCTACGGCATCCAGGTGCCGAAGCCGGCGATGATAAACGTCCTGGGTCTTACGATGCCCTTCTTCACGACCGAGCTCAAGCCCCTGTGGGGCGAGATCGAGCGCGGCGACGTCATAGTCTTCCGCCCCCCCCACGAGCCCGACAAGGACTACATAAAGCGCGTTGTCGGCATACCGGGCGACACCGTTGAAATAAGGGACAAAAAGATATACATTAATGGGGAGCCCTGGGACGACCCCTACGGCGTGTACAAGGGTGCTACCGCCTGGGAGACGCACAAGGTCGACAATTTCGGGCCCATAAGGGTCCCCGAGGGCAAGGTCTTCGTCATGGGAGACAACCGGGACCGCAGCTACGACAGCCGCTTCTGGGGCTTCGTCGACATGAAGGACATAAAGGGCAGGGCCTTCATGATCTACTGGTCCTGGGACTCCACGAAGACGCTATTCGAGAAGGTGCGCTTTTCGAGGATAGGCAGGATAATAAGGTAG